The following are encoded together in the Triticum dicoccoides isolate Atlit2015 ecotype Zavitan chromosome 6B, WEW_v2.0, whole genome shotgun sequence genome:
- the LOC119324918 gene encoding uncharacterized protein LOC119324918 has translation MFNIINEPLPLGLRLKKSPSFVDLICTCLSKKNSTKENSTEEISTKEISTKGRSAMKDIVSKPPLKKDVVKASNFPANFLKIGNWEYTSQYEGDLVAKCYYAKHKLVWEVLNNGLKSKIEVQWLDITALKATCPEEGDGTLELMLSRPPMFFQETDPQPRKHTLWLAAPDFTCGQAIMCRRHVLRCSSSVLSRNFEKLIQCDERLNELSRQPIIMSDSPFIGSISSIFGNPNESAGPSSMFAHHVSPYDASSVVQRDGVKHHQPLNIGAAASDVQAKIVVQEQRNLNLCNHASPEVPKEFQEIAESLLSDTHALPSADEKYLLARVDSLSNLIEKGAAPSTVSVPERNDTIAAGEVGYDAFAEELGFCFEDEEQWAPAGRTVDGGAGPPAISRKESVPGLFENLHRRIPSMSELFDIAED, from the exons ATGTTCAATATAATTAATGAACCGCTCCCACTGGGTCTACGGCTGAAAAAGAGCCCATCTTTTGTAGATCTTATTTGTACGTGTCTTTCAAAGAAAAACTCTACCAAGGAAAACTCTACCGAGGAAATCTCTACCAAGGAAATATCTACCAAGGGCCGTTCTGCTATGAAAGATATTGTTTCCAAGCCCCCGTTAAAGAAAGATGTAGTAAAAGCTTCAAATTTTCCTGCAAACTTTCTTAAGATTGGTAATTGGGAG TACACATCGCAGTATGAAGGTGATTTGGTTGCAAAATGCTACTATGCAAAGCATAAGCTTGTCTGGGAAGTTTTGAACAATGGTCTTAAGAGTAAGATAGAGGTCCAGTGGTTAGATATTACTGCTCTAAAGGCAACTTGCCCTGAGGAGGGAGATGGCACCTTGGAACTGATG TTGTCTCGGCCACCCATGTTCTTTCAAGAGACCGATCCTCAACCAAGAAAACATACATTATGGCTGGCGGCACCAGATTTCACTTGTGGGCAAGCAATCATGTGCAG GAGGCATGTTTTGCGTTGCTCCTCGAGTGTGTTGAGCAGAAATTTTGAAAAGCTTATTCAGTGTGACGAGCGACTAAATGAGCTGAGCCGACAACCAATCATCATGTCAGATTCTCCATTTATTGGATCCATAAGCTCTATATTTGGAAACCCAAATGAAAGTGCCGGCCCTTCATCCATGTTCGCACATCATGTGTCACCATATGATGCTTCTTCAGTGGTCCAAAGGGATGGGGTGAAGCATCATCAGCCATTGAACATAG GTGCCGCTGCTTCAGATGTCCAAGCAAAAATTGTTGTTCAAGAACAAAGGAACCTCAATTTGTGCAATCATGCCAGCCCTGAGGTGCCGAAAGAATTTCAGGAGATTGCTGAGAGCCTCTTAAGCGATACACATGCCCTGCCATCCGCGGATGAGAAATATCTGCTGGCAAGAGTGGACTCGCTTAGCAATCTTATTGAGAAAGGCGCTGCGCCATCCACCGTATCTGTCCCTGAGCGCAATGACACCATTGCTGCAGGCGAAGTAGGTTATGATGCCTTTGCCGAGGAACTCGGATTTTGTTTCGAAGACGAAGAACAATGGGCGCCTGCGGGGAGAACTGTGGATGGCGGCGCAGGACCGCCTGCTATCTCTAGAAAGGAGTCCGTGCCGGGTCTGTTTGAGAACCTCCATCGCCGCATACCGTCTATGTCAGAGTTGTTCGACATAGCAGAGGATTGA